The following DNA comes from Castanea sativa cultivar Marrone di Chiusa Pesio chromosome 10, ASM4071231v1.
TAATATTATTGCTGTTCTTTTTCTTATCTCCGTATATATAAAAAAGCgaacaaagaaaaagacaaaaaaattaaaaagataaacaataaaaattaattctgtcttttttggttaattggagactttttaattttaaatgatttaagTACAGCTCCTTTACTTAtaattcttaattaaattcaaacacgtAATTGTATAAAATTTGACTATCTTTACAAAATATCATGTTTGTGTTGCATTGCACAATGTAACCAtgggtttgaatttaattgaaaaaaattaacatacaaCACCAAAGGAAGTTAGTAACTAATTTTCtgactttttattattattatttagtgtCTATTTAGATAttgtttattgttgaaaattgaaaacactgtagtaaaataacttttaaatgtgtgaatagtaccataAGACCCAATTTTAAAGTTGCTTTTATTGAATTCCGTACTTGCATGTCCCGTGAACAGTATACGAGACCCACAGAAAAAACATGTTGCTAAACGCAAACGCGTTGCTATCCATACTTATGCTTAGTGTTTGTTTGACAAAgattaattttgccaacttattttattattcagcttatttttactactattcatgggtctcactgcactttttggtattatttatagATCTCACTGtcctatttcaactaacttttatttttatctacagtactttcagcagaAAGGTttagtttcaataaaataagggatcccaaatggacccttaaacttttattttgtgGTATAGACAAATtcaatatgaaatatattatatactgtATATGGTAAGGTGCTTTACATTTTGACTGTTGCACACATATTCACGTCCTCCTCTTAGTCGATATTTCTCTAACCTTGGGtctaatttgaagaaaaatgccGGCCCCCATTCTTCAGGTCTAACACCGGTTGATTATTTTCTTCTGCTAGGGAACCATGTTTCTCTAACCTTCTAATTTGATTGAAGTCTAATTATGGTTTTGGTTGATTATGTTCTTATAGTGGGAGTACATTTTTCATGTactttaaatctatttttttaagaaataaacacacacataaaagaagagaaaatgaggTTCTAACATAAAAATAGACTATAAACTCGACTAAAAAGTCATGGGAACTTAGCTTGCTACAGTTGGGCTTATCGGAGCTTTCTATTAGAGCTCCAAGGAATCTGGTATATTAGCCGGCCGGAGATTAACAAGCCCATATGTACGAAACCTTAAGTTTTTTTGTGCCTTAACTAACATGCTAGGATTGGTTGGGGTCAAACTGTAGCGGCCTATCTCAGCCTTGAAGTTGGACTTTGGCCTTAATCCAGAACAGAACATTCACACTAAAGCCCAACACATATAACACCCCACCCAAAGCCCTTTTCTCCTAATGCTATGTTTGGTTTGGGGAAGAAAAAGTGGAAGAGGGAAAGTATGGGAGGATAAAATACTCTTTTATGTAGttgataaaaagaagaagaagaagagagaatataataagtttgtataaatttattctcactcctattatataaaaatacaagatttttttagttataagaagtttttatttacttatttatttttattttataattattataaactTACAAACTAACAAAACTAATAAAACATATAGCAGAAAGAAGACCTCATCAAAATCTCCCCCATTTTcacctcccaaccaaacaaccTAAACAACCATTGCCTACCCTATTTTCTCCTCCCCTTTTCCACCCTCCCttaaaagaaacccaaaaagcCATTTATCTTTCCcctcctaaaaaaaatcatacttttGACGGCAGGAAACATTCATTTTTTCCCACCTCCCCCTAAgcaaattaaattatatgaaaTACTTATTTTGGAAGTAATTCTATCAACACAATAACTTTCATATTAATTCAGTTGACAAATATTTACAAGTTCTCATTTGGAAATGAGTGTCATAAGGCCCATAATGCACCCTAAGGGGGAAAACAAATGCCACTCTAGAAGATAACTCATCCTCATTACGAGAGTTCATGTTGGACTCGTAAGGGATAGCATTGTATCCCTCTAGGCTCTATCCAACACTTGTGTGCTTGCATTGTTTTAGTGATACAAATAACGACACTTATAgacataataaattatataattatgttttcaaaacttGTTAATGATATAGATTGTAATTAGTGCAATATCATGTTTACATTGAATTACAagtaacatcacttttatataGACTAATCACAACATGTGACCATggtaattataaaaaatgtttaaaaattgtaTTGTCATTACTCATTAGGCTTATTGATCATCTAGTTGATAAACCTCTCCAGCCTAATCTATACTCGGTGGTAGTTAGTTCTAAtcttacttaggttaattactATCTTTCAAAAACTCCTGGCCACATGCTAAGTCAATGGGGACATCagcagaatatatatatatatataaataaagtagtCTGATCACAAGCAAAATCAATGGGGATGTCATCAGGATATGTATTTTAATTGAGTGTGATTAGATGATAATCAGTTAATCACTACTATgaagcttttatatatatatatatatatatatatatatatttatttatttattttgagaaagcACTGTGAAGCAagtaaataaagagaaagaaagtaaaagaaatatataaaaacaaaaaggtttatttGGATGGAAGGATTAATTTAAGAAATGGACATTCTGACAAAAAAACACCAGGtggtgtaaattttttttaatgaaatatgtCTATATTTTCTAACAGTTTAATTCTTGTGCATTGCattcattttggtttttttaatcaTCTATTTCTTGGGCAGTTGGGCCTGATGACACGTGATTGATGATTGTAGAATGGTATGAGAAAAAGATTATAGAGAAAATATCATTAATTAAACTATTCAAtggattttttataattgaaataagGAGCTTCAAATTCAATCATTTACAGGACCATCTTGGAGAGGTAGTATTTGTGGAACTGCCAGAGCCTGGTGGCTCAGTTTCACAAGGTGGCAGCTTTGGAGCCGTGGAAAGTGTCAAAGCAACCAGTGATATCAATTCTCCAATCTCGGGTGAGATTGTTGAGGTTAATTCAAAGCTGGTTGAATCACCTGGCTTGGTAATTCTTTCCCTTTATTTCACTTTCTTCATCCttcatgatttatttatttttgattgcTAACAAGACAATAAATTTTTGTAACCATTGCAATATGTTATACGAGTTTGGCTCGTATCCAATGTTCCAGTACATTAAATGGGACACGATACAGAAACGTTTTCAATAGCTACATgacattcttttcttttctgttgcAATCATGATTCCATGGTTTGTTTATCCTCTACTTTCTTTGGTACCGAATGATGCTGATTTCCATATGCctgattgtgttttttttacacattttataaTGAAGATTAATAAAAGTCCATATGAAGACGGATGGATGATCAAGCTGAAGCCAGGCAATCCATCAGAATTAGAATCCTTGATGGGTTCAAAGGAATACACAAAATTCTGTGAGGAGGAAGATGCTGCACATTAGAATTTGTTGCCGCAACAATCTTAGACTAACTGATTCTCAGCTGTTTAAGATCACTGTTATTTTTTATCCTTTGTCAATAATCCCTGCTTTCCATTGGACCTTTTAGGtatcatatttatataaaaaaaggttaTTGTCATCGATATGCCTACTATTCTCTCTTCCACTTTTGTAACTCGGTATCTTCCTGTGGATTcctttctattttaatttatttcatttgcGTTTGTTGAAATTTTCTCATCAGCGAGGAGTTAGATGATGTATTCTCATTCACAATATACATGTCTCACAGATGTGTGGGAGTGGGTGTCCCCTCTTAGTCCCCTGTTCTACTATTGATAACGCTCAAAGCGAGGGTGGCACCCACACATTGGGCGAGCGGTTacgtatataaaaaaaaatgtacacttTTCTTCTCTAAGTCCCTGGCTCTGCCACTGCTACCAATCtagtagccaaaaaaaaaaaaaaataccgaaTATAGTAATGTCTAAGGGCATGTAAAAATAGAAGTAAAAAAGAGGTTAAATTGAAGGTAAAAGATAAACAATTTCATACACTATCTATATTCTTTGGAATCAGGGTCGGCCTAAGCGTTTTGGAGGCTTAAGGCGAAATCTTCAAATGTAGTCTTTAtattatcacttaaataatatttaactagcattttatataataattttttttaaatccattctttttaatttttaatatgattttttttaagaaaatgctaaagttataacaaattttactacaaattggtgttgtaatgaatgtgatcaatgacatgaggcttacaaaaatattagaaattttataaaatttacaacatgagaattacaaagatatatcaccaatcataaataatcattcaaaaatgcattcaaaAGTTTATTGAAATCTATCTATCATATTCATtgtcacatcaaattataaaagttatgaAGACCATTGGTGCAGTGaccactccacaagtataagttcttgtggggtgtggggggcaatgACCGAGAGTCTCTAGAAGACAGTTTTGCATACatgtacacttagattaggctagagtagaatttttatcttgtataaaaataattaattaaataaaagttatgtagtaaaatttataatatttttaacatttttctatttgaattacttgtgaTTAGTAACGCGTCTATTTGTAAgacctatttatttaaatttgtcttttttctatctctagcattacttaatTCTTCTAGCCTtcttaatagtgaaaaaaatgtaaattaaaatgttttaatatctcccaaaaatatttatatataaaatataaataaaaaaatttgccccCCAATTTGGGGTCTTCTCTAGCAAGGGGCCCTAGGCAATGGCCTAATTGGCCTAAGCCTAGGGTCAGCCCTGTTTGGAATGACACCTCATTCCAATAacttcacaaataaaaaatttctcttgCAAGCTTCTTGATTTTTAGAGAAAAGATTTTCATCCAATAAATTAAAGGGAAACTAAAAATACAATATtaggtttttaaaataaattcaaacatataattgcattgaatttaattacttttaaaaaagataaCATTATTTGTGTTTTATTAGTCAATGAAATCATATGTTTGATTTTAATTGTTGAATGTAATGTAGAATATGTAAAGGATTGCACCTAAGTTTTACTctaaattaaaagattttttttcccttttgattTTGAAGTCTTGTCTTTCCATTAGTAACACTGATTTGTGAAttatgaacaaaattaaaaataattttttttttaattgggtgGATACAAGTTAAATATATCAATCActttggtatttttttaattgtttttttttaaattaaaattaaaattaaaataaatataaaaagaacaaaaatacaaaattatttatatatttataaatttcacTCAAATTTGTGAGAGCCAGGGGCGGCTTTGGAGAATCGACTAAGAATCAAGATTATACTTCTTGACTAGAAAGATTGTAAAATGGAGTCATCACTTCACTTTCTATAAGGgaagttaaagaaaatataaaatttagaacatAAATATTATGAGGATTTCCTAGTATATACAATGAAAATGACTAATCTATATCCCTATATTCAAATTCAGAGATTACGTTATGAGATAAGAAGGTGTCAAACATTTATCTCAGTCAATTATAAGATTATTTTCTTGACATCTAATGAccaataaattttacattatttcCATCATGCCacacattaataaataaaatgaaaattcatcATCTAATAAAGTGAACATGTCAcacttttttaagaaaataattggCAATGCTTATATTGTGGAAAATAAGAAGTTAAATGAAGAGACCATGCAAGGGAGCTTGGGGGTCTGGGGGGCTACGACAACAGGTGAAGCCAAGCTGGCCCCCGATATTCTTGATCACAGGCTGCCCCATCAGAATTAGAATTCCATTGGATCGTTCacttattataataaaaaaataaaaagtcagaAAAATTCATGTCTAGCTACTTACGATTACAACATTGTAGACTCCAAGTTAATTAGTCAAATATTCCTATCGTTCTGTCTCTCAATCCTGTAATTCTATATACTATTAATAACAGGATTTCAGATTTGGGTCTTAACATTTTACATAATAAAATCCATTCACACACattcttaaactctctaaaatactcatattttttagttaaatattttattttgagaaaatagttaaataattttaaattaaaaaaaatacaaaatagctaaaagaataatttactattcttaggtttttttttttttttttttttttttttcattcagcCTAAAACTTAAGACACTatctttatctcatttttaaacattatttcatGTTACCTTcctctttccttaaaaaaaaactacaaacaattatTTATACATCACTTCTAACGCTAcagcaaaaaatgaaaaataaaaagaagaacaTTATAGCATGTGCAAAGCGCGTGCAATATCGAGATGAAGAATATCCACAGCAAGCTTTTTATACAATGTATATAGTAGTCCTTTATAAGCTTTCTCGGTTTCATATCTCAGAATATCGAGAACAAGAGTGACAGTGAGGCCAAGCACAAACACAAAGATGATCGAGTCAACAGCAAGATAAAGAAGAAAGCTGACAAAAGCTACAGTCGTTTATGTAAACAGCTCTTAAGctgtatttagtttttctatAACCTGTTTTTATTCTTATAATGAGCATGTGGTGTGCACTTGCTTTCTAATACAGGTGTCTTAGTGTGATTACTTACGTTGTTAATTAATATATAGTCATTtatttctgttattttttttaataattttttttatacaagatagaatttctactctagcttaatctgactgtatatgtgtgtgaaactttctcctggagacttaaatcccgacccttgccccccacaccccataaACATTCATTTTTGTTAGTTTGTTAAGTTCCCTCTGTTGCTCTGTTTTAATTAATTCAGTTAATGAAATCAGTTTTTCCAATTCCTAtaactcagttttttttttataatttttttttgttatctctTGCAAGGTACTTGTCTGCATGTAGGCATTGAATCTAAAGTCTTTTAAAAGTACATAACATCATTTAATAAGAATGAAGTCAAAATTCAAAAGTAGGAATTAAGAATTTGATCCAAGTGGTGGATGTGGCTTTAAAGAATCTAAACTTTTAATGTAATCATTCAAACACCTATAGTTCACCCAATATATAccatcaaaacttttatttaatgTATAAATTCACCCATTACAAGTATtatattcaatatcaaaataCATATCCAATACGTAGCTTAGGGTTGTTTTCCAAGTTCCAATTGAAACCAGAGGGCACTTATATATGCACTTTATTTATAATGTAAATAATCAAGTGGGCTAAGGATCCATTTAGATacagttgaaaattgaaaaatactttaacaaaataatttttaaatgtgtgaaaagttactgttcacgtctaaaatcactgttcataaGCCTAAAGTCACTGTTCATGAGCCTAAagtcactgttcatggccaatgaacagtgataGACGcgcatcaaaaaaaaaaaaaaaaggctgaaatGCAAACGCACTACGTTTCAGCCCAATTCAAGTGTTACCTAAATCCTATTACACATGTTATTCAATATAAGTTCTCATACACACATCTTACATTGAAATCGTGAAGGTCACAATTTTAATGCAAAAAGTGTGTATACAATTGTGTGAGATAAGATGTTTGTAAtaaggtggagtttggatacaCGTTTTCACGTTTTGAGTTTtgcgttttgattttttttttttttttctgctgcggGGGGACAACGCgcactgtgcgcgcactgttcatgtacgtttttagcaattttttttattaaaaatgggtcccgcagtactatttacacatttaaaaattattttgctacagtgttttca
Coding sequences within:
- the LOC142613138 gene encoding glycine cleavage system H protein, mitochondrial, with product MALRMWASSTANALRISCASKAHLSPAFSLSRCFSSVLDGLKYASSHEWVKHEGPVVTIGITDHAQDHLGEVVFVELPEPGGSVSQGGSFGAVESVKATSDINSPISGEIVEVNSKLVESPGLINKSPYEDGWMIKLKPGNPSELESLMGSKEYTKFCEEEDAAH